The following proteins are co-located in the Ancylothrix sp. D3o genome:
- the rpsC gene encoding 30S ribosomal protein S3: protein MGQKINPVGFRLGVTQEHRSRWFADPNRYPEVLQEDYKIRKYVQKNLSNAGISEVRIERKADQIDLEVRTARPGVVVGRGGQGIENLRTGLSEMLGAANRQIRINVVEVTRPDADATLIAEYIAQQLERRVSFRRVVRQAMQRAQKAGAEGIKVQVSGRLNGAEIARTEWTREGRVPLHTLRADIDYSYCTAKTVYGILGIKVWVFKGEIIPGQQEQPQAAAQPTRRKQQRRRPTFEDRSNEG, encoded by the coding sequence ATGGGACAAAAAATAAATCCAGTTGGTTTTCGCTTAGGGGTAACACAAGAACACCGCTCACGCTGGTTCGCAGACCCCAACCGATATCCAGAAGTCTTACAAGAAGACTACAAAATTCGTAAATACGTTCAGAAAAACCTCAGCAACGCTGGCATTTCTGAAGTACGCATCGAACGCAAAGCCGACCAAATAGACCTCGAAGTACGCACCGCCAGACCCGGTGTAGTCGTAGGACGCGGCGGACAAGGCATAGAAAACCTGCGTACCGGCCTCTCAGAAATGCTCGGAGCAGCCAACCGGCAAATCCGCATCAACGTCGTAGAAGTCACGCGACCCGATGCAGACGCCACCCTGATCGCCGAATACATCGCCCAACAACTCGAACGGCGGGTATCCTTCCGGCGGGTTGTACGCCAAGCCATGCAACGCGCTCAAAAAGCCGGTGCCGAAGGCATCAAAGTCCAAGTCAGCGGACGTCTCAACGGTGCAGAAATTGCTCGTACCGAATGGACACGCGAAGGCCGAGTTCCCCTGCACACACTGCGGGCCGACATCGACTACTCGTACTGCACCGCTAAAACCGTTTACGGTATTTTGGGCATCAAAGTTTGGGTATTTAAAGGCGAAATTATCCCAGGACAACAAGAACAGCCCCAAGCCGCAGCCCAACCCACTCGCCGCAAACAACAACGTCGGCGTCCGACCTTTGAAGACCGTTCCAACGAAGGTTAA